A stretch of DNA from Candidatus Binatia bacterium:
GAGAACAAGAATCTCCCCAAAGGAGACCGCTTGACGGACTGGACCCGTAGACCCCTGGACCAGGGCCAAATTCGGTACGCCGCATCCGACGTCGAATACCTCCTGCCGATGCGCCGGGAGTTGCTGTCACGGGCGGACAAAAACGGAACTCGCGAATGGATCGAAGAAGAATGCGAGCGCGTCCGCAATAAAAACGTCGCTCCGTTGGATCCGGACACCGCGTGGTGGAAGATCAAAGGCTCCCGTAACCTTCGCGGCAAGAATGTCGGCGTTGCCCAATGTGTGGCGGCATGGCGTGAGCGCGCTGCCCAAAAGCGCGACTTGCCGCCACGCTTCGTCCTCCCGGACCTTGGCCTCGCAAGCATCGTCCAGCGCGCCCCGATGAATTCGCAAGAACTCAGTCGCGTGCGGGGCTTTGACGGCCGCTACGGCAAAAATGGGGCTGAAGAAGGAATCCTGGAGGCAGTCGCCAAGGGAAGCGAGCTTCAACCAGATGACCTCAGACGCCCCCCCAAGGGACAGGCGCCCGGCGACGACCTCGGAGCCACGCTGGCCCTGGGGCAGGCATTGGTCGCCCAGATCTCGTCCGAGACGGGCATCGAGCCATCCATGCTCGCTACCCGCGCCGACATCCAGGCGCTGGCCTGGGGTCGCGAGAGCGGCCGACTGACCAACGGTTGGCGTGCCGATATAGCCGGCGCACGTCTCGAAGCATTGTTTGCGGGCAAGGT
This window harbors:
- a CDS encoding ribonuclease D; the protein is MSEIGWIDTQEEFDALMHKLAGVDAYALDTEFHREKSYFPHLALLQIAWEEDGHQTIVVIDPLPLNLESMRTLLESDALAILHAADQDLEVLYRACQRVPRRLFDTQIASAFLGMGLASLARLVQALENKNLPKGDRLTDWTRRPLDQGQIRYAASDVEYLLPMRRELLSRADKNGTREWIEEECERVRNKNVAPLDPDTAWWKIKGSRNLRGKNVGVAQCVAAWRERAAQKRDLPPRFVLPDLGLASIVQRAPMNSQELSRVRGFDGRYGKNGAEEGILEAVAKGSELQPDDLRRPPKGQAPGDDLGATLALGQALVAQISSETGIEPSMLATRADIQALAWGRESGRLTNGWRADIAGARLEALFAGKVGLSGNGKGGLRIVDLP